The Neofelis nebulosa isolate mNeoNeb1 chromosome X, mNeoNeb1.pri, whole genome shotgun sequence genome has a segment encoding these proteins:
- the LOC131502036 gene encoding protein SSX1-like: MSLQDQTISSAMNKGNSFAKKPKEVTQKSEKKCKEFEAISKFFSKEEWAKLGYSDKITYVYMKRNYDIMTGLGLKTTLPAFMCPKKCATKSSGHDSDEDQDSGNENEPLQEDSDVQQRKRLKVMHKKPKEKDDSDPVPVALGSKQVQEQQRCPGKASAPGKKSKKKPGSKKGKNIWANRLHQRKNLIAYEEISDPEEDD; encoded by the exons ATGTCCCTTCAAGATCAAACCATCTCCAGCGCTATGAACAAAGGCAACTCCTTTGCAAAGAAGCCCAAAGAGGTTACccagaaatcagagaagaaatgcaAG gaATTCGAGGCTATTTCCAAGTTCTTCTCTAAGGAAGAGTGGGCAAAACTTGGATACTCAGATAAAATCACCTATGTGTACATGAAGAgaaactatgacatcatgactgGTCTAG GTCTCAAGACCACCCTCCCAGCCTTCATGTGTCCTAAAAAATGTGCCACAAAGTCCAGTGGGCATGATTCTGATGAAGACCAGGACTCCGGGAATGAGA atGAACCTCTTCAGGAGGATTCTGATGTGCAACAGAGAAAACGCCTGAAG gtgatgcacaagaaaccaaaggaaaaagatGATTCAGACCCAGTGCCAGTAGCACTTGGCTCTAAGCAGGTTCAGGAACAACAGCGCTGCCCAGGAAAAGCGAGTGCCCCTGGTAAAAAGAGTAAGAAGAAACCAG GATCCAAGAAAGGGAAGAATATTTGGGCCAATAGACTGCACCAAAGAAAGAACCTGATAGCATATGAAGAGATCAGTGATCCCGAGGAAGATGACTAA